The proteins below come from a single Halothiobacillus neapolitanus c2 genomic window:
- a CDS encoding TatD family hydrolase, translated as MFDTHCHLDDLVARLPLPDVVARMRQAGVDGVISVGVAPDQWKEQSEVAQKAENLGVPVGLAYGVHPWWADRVESSTALKALASWIEQEGDRVLAIGEIGLDFAPKMPDATRQHELFIGQINIALQQQLPVILHERKSADQLLAVIRRHPALRGVVHGFTGSLQQAHQLIEQGFYLGVGTAITHPRATRVRAMLSALPVEALLLESDAPNQPGHTHQGELNEPAFIVEQLDVLAELFAMDVPTLAEQLDANAKTVFGNRLLSGTLSPPQPRD; from the coding sequence ATGTTCGATACACATTGTCACCTTGACGATCTGGTTGCGCGTCTGCCATTGCCCGACGTGGTGGCACGAATGCGGCAGGCAGGTGTCGATGGCGTGATATCCGTGGGTGTCGCTCCTGATCAATGGAAAGAGCAAAGCGAAGTAGCGCAGAAGGCCGAGAACCTTGGGGTGCCGGTTGGTCTGGCGTATGGCGTGCATCCTTGGTGGGCTGATCGGGTCGAATCGAGCACCGCGTTGAAGGCTTTAGCGAGCTGGATTGAACAGGAAGGCGACCGGGTGCTGGCCATCGGCGAGATCGGGTTGGATTTTGCGCCCAAGATGCCCGATGCGACGCGCCAACATGAGTTGTTTATCGGGCAGATCAACATTGCTTTGCAGCAGCAATTGCCCGTGATTTTGCACGAGCGCAAATCAGCCGATCAATTGCTGGCGGTCATTCGCCGCCATCCCGCGCTTCGAGGAGTCGTGCACGGCTTTACCGGCTCATTACAGCAGGCCCATCAGTTGATTGAACAGGGGTTCTATCTCGGGGTCGGCACGGCCATCACCCATCCGCGCGCCACGCGTGTGCGGGCCATGTTAAGCGCACTGCCCGTCGAGGCATTGTTGCTCGAATCAGATGCGCCAAACCAGCCCGGACATACGCATCAAGGCGAACTGAATGAACCCGCCTTTATCGTCGAACAGCTCGATGTGCTCGCAGAACTGTTCGCAATGGACGTACCTACGCTCGCAGAACAATTGGATGCCAATGCGAAGACTGTGTTTGGCAACCGTCTGTTATCGGGTACGTTGAGTCCCCCTCAACCACGCGATTAA